GAGCATCCGTGTCGACGAGGAGCGCGCGCGCCGTCATCTCCTGCACGTTCAGGACCGAACGGATCTGGCCCGGAATCTTCTCCTCGATGTTGTGGCACTGGTCGAGCATGAATGCGACACCGCTGTCGGTGCCGTAGCCGCCGCCGCGAACAACCTCGAACAGGATGCGGAAGAGTTGGAACGGGTCGGCCGCACCAACGATGAGGTCGTCGTCTGCGTAGAAGCGCGAGTTGAAGTCGAAGGCGCCCAGCTTGCCGAGACGCAGCAGCTGCATGACGATGAACTCGATGTTGGTGCCCGGCGCATGATGGCCGGTGTCGAGGCAGACCATGGCGCGCTCACCGAGGGCGGCGACCTGGGCGTAGCTGGTACCCCAGTCGGGAACGTCGGTGTGGTAGAAAGCCGGCTCGAAGAACTTGTATTCGAGCACGAGACGCTGCTCGGTGCCGAGTCTCGCGTAGATCTGCTGAAGCGAGTCGCTCAGGCGGTCCTGCCGGGCTCGCATGTCGCCCTGGCCGGGGTAGTTGGTGCCGTCGGCGAGCCAGATCTTGAGGTCCTTCGAGCCGGTCTTGTGCATGATGTCGATGCACTCGAAGTGGTGGTCGATGGCCTTCTGGCGGATGCGGGGGTCGCTGTGGGTGACGGAGCCCAGCTTGTAGGCGTCGTCCTGGAAGGTGTTCGAGTTGATCGTGCCGAGACTCACACCCTGCTCGTTGGCGTAGGCACCCAGCGCGGCGTAGTCGTCGACCTTGTCCCACGGGATGTGCAGGGCGACCTTGGGGGCGAGGCCGGTGAACTTGTGCACCTGCGCGGCGTCGGCGATCTTCTCCTGCGGTGTGCGGGGGGTGCCCGGTGTTCCGAAGACGCGAAAGCGGGTGCCGGAGTTGCCGAATGCCCAGGAGGGTAGCTCGATGGCCTGCTCGGCGAGCAGGGGAGCGATGTCACTGAATTGCGCCATGGGAGTTCTTCCGTTCTGGATGAATCGTTTCAATCATGAGTGTAATCGAGATCTGTCAGATGTTGGTCTGCGCGCCGTGCTGCCGTACGGCAGCGAGTTGGTCCTCCAGATTGAAGACCTCGGTCAGCGAGATGAAGCCCTCGTCGGGGGGAACATCCAGATCCACGAAGTGCTCGGCCATGGCTCGCTGCCAGCGCGCGTTCACCTCGGTGGCGGCCATCGCACGCTGAGCTGCGCCCAGATCATCCGACTCGACGTAGCCGATCAGTAGGCCGTCCGGTCGCAGGAAGAGCGAGTAGTTGTGCCACCCCGAGTCGGCAAGCGCCTCAAGCATGTCGGGCCACACAGCAGCGTGAGCAGCCTTGTACGCCTCGATATGGTCAGGCTTCACCTGAAGCTGAAAACAGTAGCGATTCATGGCCGTCCCTCTAGTGCCACTTCGGCAGTGCGGCCATATCAACATGGCGGTGTTCGATGCCGAGCAGCTCGGCGGCAGCGCGGAGGTCGCCGGCCACATGGCCTACGCACAGCGCCCAGTGGTGGCCAACCCCGGTCTTCGACCACTCGTCCACCCATACGCCGGGGTCGCCGCCGAAGTCGACGCGCGATGTCGTGTTGCCGATCTCGAGCAGCGGCCCCGGCGTGACAACACCCTCGCTGGTGATGAAGGTGTAGCTGCCGTCTCTGTCCTCGCCGACGCCGAAAGTGGTGATG
The genomic region above belongs to Homoserinimonas aerilata and contains:
- a CDS encoding L-rhamnose mutarotase, with product MNRYCFQLQVKPDHIEAYKAAHAAVWPDMLEALADSGWHNYSLFLRPDGLLIGYVESDDLGAAQRAMAATEVNARWQRAMAEHFVDLDVPPDEGFISLTEVFNLEDQLAAVRQHGAQTNI
- the rhaI gene encoding L-rhamnose isomerase — encoded protein: MAQFSDIAPLLAEQAIELPSWAFGNSGTRFRVFGTPGTPRTPQEKIADAAQVHKFTGLAPKVALHIPWDKVDDYAALGAYANEQGVSLGTINSNTFQDDAYKLGSVTHSDPRIRQKAIDHHFECIDIMHKTGSKDLKIWLADGTNYPGQGDMRARQDRLSDSLQQIYARLGTEQRLVLEYKFFEPAFYHTDVPDWGTSYAQVAALGERAMVCLDTGHHAPGTNIEFIVMQLLRLGKLGAFDFNSRFYADDDLIVGAADPFQLFRILFEVVRGGGYGTDSGVAFMLDQCHNIEEKIPGQIRSVLNVQEMTARALLVDTDALGAAQSAGDVLGANSILMDAFYTDVRAPLAEWRESRGLPADPMAAFTASGYRERISEERVGGAQASWGA